From a single Ignavibacteria bacterium genomic region:
- a CDS encoding 2,3-bisphosphoglycerate-independent phosphoglycerate mutase → MAFKLERLNNFHGRKGPLLLIIMDGMGLGKDADNNAIYLAKTPVLDKLMTIPLKTKLKAHGPAVGMPSEDDMGNSEVGHNALGAGRVFAQGAALVNLAIENGAIFKSKTWKKILEIGKSGHTVHFIGLLSDGNVHSHIRHLFALLHNCEAEGVRKVRVHALLDGRDVGEKSALTYVYPTEELLKKISGENGFDYKIASGGGRMNVTMDRYNADWSIVKRGWEAHVHGEGRKFPSATEAVTAFYNEDPKMTDQYMDSFVVVDENEKPVGKIEDGDAVVFYNFRGDRAIEISKAFEDKTLDTFDRGRIPDVFYAGMMEYDGDLHIPSNFLVSPPEIECTVSEYLCGEKVTSFAISETQKFGHVTYFWNGNRSGYIDEMLEKYLEIPSDRITFDKAPWMKANEITEETIKLLRTGQYKFGRLNFANGDMVGHTGDMQAAITAVETVDKCVGELLKVVEELHGIALVTADHGNAEEMFTVKNGVKTPKTSHTLNPVPFIIFDPEYQGEYKMAEVKNAGLSNVASTILNLLGFKKVEEYDESLISVD, encoded by the coding sequence ATGGCGTTTAAACTAGAACGACTGAATAATTTCCACGGCAGAAAAGGCCCCCTTTTACTTATAATAATGGATGGAATGGGACTTGGAAAGGATGCTGACAACAATGCAATCTATCTGGCCAAAACTCCCGTATTAGATAAACTGATGACAATTCCTCTTAAAACAAAGCTAAAGGCGCACGGCCCGGCCGTCGGCATGCCTTCGGAAGACGATATGGGCAACAGCGAAGTCGGCCATAATGCACTGGGAGCAGGACGCGTATTTGCACAGGGAGCTGCCCTGGTAAACCTGGCTATTGAAAACGGTGCGATATTTAAGTCAAAGACCTGGAAAAAGATACTTGAGATCGGTAAAAGCGGTCATACGGTTCATTTTATCGGGCTTCTTTCAGACGGGAATGTCCATTCGCACATCCGTCACCTTTTTGCGCTTCTGCACAACTGCGAGGCCGAAGGCGTTAGAAAAGTGCGCGTGCATGCACTTTTAGACGGGCGCGACGTGGGCGAAAAATCGGCACTTACTTATGTCTACCCCACCGAAGAGCTCTTAAAGAAGATATCCGGAGAAAACGGCTTCGACTATAAGATAGCCTCGGGCGGCGGCAGAATGAATGTTACAATGGACAGGTACAATGCCGACTGGTCGATTGTAAAGCGCGGCTGGGAGGCACACGTGCACGGCGAGGGAAGAAAGTTCCCATCGGCTACAGAGGCCGTTACAGCTTTCTACAATGAAGACCCCAAGATGACTGACCAGTATATGGATTCGTTTGTGGTTGTGGATGAAAATGAGAAGCCTGTCGGGAAAATTGAAGACGGCGACGCGGTTGTGTTCTATAACTTCAGGGGCGACAGGGCAATTGAGATTTCAAAGGCATTTGAAGACAAGACGCTGGATACATTCGACCGCGGAAGAATTCCTGACGTATTTTATGCCGGAATGATGGAGTATGATGGTGACCTTCATATACCATCGAACTTCCTTGTTTCACCGCCTGAAATCGAATGCACTGTAAGCGAATACCTCTGCGGCGAGAAAGTTACAAGCTTTGCCATTTCGGAGACACAGAAGTTCGGTCACGTTACATATTTCTGGAACGGCAACCGTTCGGGCTACATTGACGAAATGCTTGAAAAATACCTGGAGATCCCATCCGACAGGATTACATTCGACAAGGCTCCATGGATGAAGGCCAATGAGATCACCGAAGAGACAATAAAGCTCTTAAGGACCGGGCAGTATAAGTTCGGGCGCCTTAATTTTGCCAACGGCGACATGGTAGGCCACACAGGCGACATGCAGGCCGCAATTACGGCTGTTGAGACTGTGGACAAATGCGTGGGCGAGCTCCTAAAGGTAGTGGAAGAGCTGCACGGCATTGCACTTGTAACAGCAGACCACGGCAACGCCGAGGAAATGTTTACGGTTAAAAACGGTGTAAAAACGCCTAAAACCTCGCATACATTAAACCCCGTGCCGTTTATTATATTTGATCCTGAATACCAGGGAGAATATAAAATGGCAGAGGTCAAAAATGCGGGTCTCTCCAACGTGGCTTCAACTATATTGAACCTCCTAGGGTTTAAGAAAGTTGAAGAATACGATGAATCTTTGATTTCTGTTGATTAA
- a CDS encoding PorV/PorQ family protein, with product MLKKMLLPVFLLALFVTQAHAQLKIGKYAGEFMAIGVGGRANAMGGAYVAVANDVTAGYWNPAALARIDYPEISLMYSQNFGNLVNYNYASAAIPYGEDMSFGLSIIRLGVDGIPDTRQALVDDNNNSNVIYNIYSPNAHIDPSRVKEFSNADWAFYFTFAKRHSDKLYYGANVKLIRRDLAEYNAMGIGFDVGLLYQPTSRLSLGANVQDITTTLVAWNTGTNELISPTAKTGVAYTFDFLYGKVTPAAGFDMRFENRRFASQMNVGPVSLDFRGGLEYSYNDVVAVRMGYNDIKDFTVGAGVRLPKLSIDYSFAHFSGAKDDALGDSHKISLMLTLESPKFLRGASK from the coding sequence ATGCTTAAAAAAATGTTGCTTCCCGTCTTTCTGCTGGCCTTGTTCGTTACACAGGCGCATGCCCAGCTGAAAATCGGTAAGTATGCCGGGGAATTTATGGCCATCGGTGTCGGGGGCAGGGCAAATGCAATGGGAGGAGCTTACGTAGCCGTGGCAAATGATGTTACGGCGGGCTACTGGAACCCTGCGGCTCTGGCAAGGATAGACTATCCCGAGATCTCGCTTATGTATTCGCAGAACTTCGGCAACCTGGTAAACTATAACTACGCCTCAGCGGCCATTCCCTACGGGGAGGATATGAGCTTCGGGCTTTCAATTATCCGCCTCGGGGTTGACGGCATTCCCGATACAAGGCAGGCTCTGGTAGATGACAATAATAACAGCAATGTGATTTACAACATCTACAGCCCAAACGCTCACATTGACCCTTCGCGCGTAAAGGAATTCAGCAACGCCGACTGGGCATTTTATTTTACCTTTGCCAAAAGGCACTCAGACAAGCTTTATTACGGTGCAAACGTTAAACTGATAAGGCGCGACCTTGCCGAATACAACGCTATGGGCATCGGATTCGACGTGGGCCTTCTTTACCAGCCCACGAGCAGGCTTTCTCTGGGAGCAAACGTACAGGATATTACAACAACACTTGTTGCATGGAATACCGGTACAAACGAGCTTATTTCCCCGACAGCCAAAACGGGCGTTGCTTACACATTTGACTTTCTTTACGGAAAAGTTACCCCTGCAGCGGGTTTCGACATGAGGTTTGAGAACCGCAGGTTTGCAAGCCAGATGAACGTGGGGCCTGTAAGCCTTGACTTCAGGGGAGGACTTGAGTACAGCTACAACGATGTAGTTGCAGTCCGTATGGGCTACAACGACATAAAAGATTTTACCGTAGGCGCAGGCGTGCGTCTTCCAAAGCTCAGCATCGATTACTCATTCGCGCACTTCAGCGGTGCAAAGGATGATGCTCTGGGCGACTCGCACAAGATTTCTTTAATGCTTACGCTTGAATCCCCGAAGTTCTTAAGGGGAGCAAGTAAATAA
- the sppA gene encoding signal peptide peptidase SppA, which translates to MKFLKIFALLVLSSAAVTAQQQAPGVQGANTQGFNTFNVETDFLLTSPGAMRYGLLGYDNPAILTYIEGPELEFDWSDEQGRWNDFKRYGLFGAIRNLGLGMIHNKVGDNSVTDYRVSLGFGNRAFSLGLGYGWSGGDVDLFGRSKIIRGGMLIRPSRYLSLGASGIVSTTYSTKELYTELAARPLGNEFITLFADIVLRNTEIIRGKKEIWSAGAALEVIPGFRITGRYFQTKAFSAGLQLSLGNIGFSGQAHYNDNQAHAYNTYGIRVGTYDRNFFSSLFPSKDYLNVTLKGELKYQRYMFFDESNTLYDIISQINAAKTDPGIKGIALNATELRVPGEMLWELRERLLDFRRSGKKVVIFLERPDMADYYFASAADKIVLDPLGNLAFQGLIAGRTFYKGTLDKLGIGFDELRFFKYKSAMESFSREDMTEADREQRQRLIDVYYDLMRDGISRARGISPEKVDSIVNYKVVLLPREAMELGLVDTLDRWENSSEVIKKIEGTKRPLVSAGSLEKYKLPDDNKWGEFERIAIIYAIGATSMDGGINARKLVKDVESAAEDPHVKAIVIRVDSPGGDAMASDYIAEAIKKYKKQKPVIISQGAVAASGGYWLSMYADTIVSAPNTITGSIGVIGAWVYNGGLSEKLGFTTDFVKRGDHADLGFGASLPFMGLGLPDRALTPEERGRIEYIIKDSYDLFITKVAEGRRLKPEYVDSVGQGRVWMGPDALKLRLVDIIGGLNEAIKVAKERAGIEKDKDIRFIQYPQMPLFDLSFLRPGILGFGAKEMEFADYMKLIIEHNGQAMPRLPVEDLHLIK; encoded by the coding sequence ATGAAATTTTTAAAAATTTTTGCTCTTTTGGTCTTATCTTCAGCCGCAGTTACGGCCCAGCAGCAGGCCCCAGGCGTACAGGGCGCCAACACTCAGGGTTTTAATACATTTAACGTCGAGACCGATTTTCTGCTCACTTCGCCGGGCGCCATGCGCTACGGCCTTCTGGGCTACGATAACCCGGCTATTTTAACATATATTGAAGGCCCAGAGCTCGAGTTCGACTGGTCGGATGAGCAAGGCCGCTGGAACGACTTTAAGCGCTACGGGCTTTTCGGCGCCATAAGAAATTTGGGGCTGGGAATGATACACAATAAAGTCGGTGACAACTCGGTTACAGATTACAGGGTTTCCTTAGGCTTCGGTAACAGGGCCTTCAGCCTGGGTTTGGGTTACGGCTGGTCGGGCGGGGACGTTGATCTTTTCGGGCGCTCAAAAATTATAAGGGGCGGAATGCTCATACGACCTTCCAGGTATCTATCGCTTGGGGCCTCAGGAATTGTCTCCACCACTTATTCAACCAAGGAATTATATACTGAACTTGCAGCCCGCCCGCTTGGAAATGAATTTATAACGCTTTTTGCCGATATAGTCTTAAGGAATACTGAAATTATAAGAGGAAAGAAAGAAATCTGGAGCGCCGGGGCGGCCCTGGAAGTAATACCGGGCTTCAGGATTACTGGCAGGTACTTCCAGACAAAAGCCTTCAGCGCAGGCCTGCAGCTTTCACTTGGAAACATAGGCTTTTCGGGGCAGGCGCACTATAACGACAACCAGGCGCATGCCTATAATACATACGGAATAAGGGTCGGGACATACGACAGGAATTTTTTCAGCTCACTTTTCCCTTCAAAAGATTACTTAAATGTTACGCTTAAAGGAGAGCTTAAGTACCAGCGCTACATGTTCTTTGATGAATCCAACACGCTTTATGACATAATAAGTCAGATAAACGCCGCAAAGACGGATCCCGGAATTAAAGGTATTGCCTTAAATGCCACGGAGCTCCGGGTGCCGGGTGAAATGCTGTGGGAGCTGCGTGAAAGGCTTCTGGATTTCAGACGCTCAGGCAAGAAGGTGGTGATTTTCCTGGAGCGCCCGGATATGGCAGACTACTACTTTGCAAGCGCGGCAGACAAGATTGTTTTAGATCCTCTGGGAAACCTGGCTTTTCAGGGGCTTATTGCAGGAAGAACTTTTTATAAAGGTACACTGGATAAGTTAGGCATCGGCTTCGATGAGCTGAGGTTTTTCAAGTACAAGTCGGCCATGGAAAGCTTTTCGAGGGAGGATATGACGGAAGCCGACCGTGAGCAGAGGCAGAGGCTGATTGACGTTTATTACGACCTTATGCGAGACGGGATAAGCCGGGCGCGCGGGATATCCCCTGAAAAGGTGGACAGCATTGTAAATTATAAAGTTGTCCTCCTTCCCCGTGAAGCCATGGAACTGGGGCTTGTGGATACTCTGGACCGCTGGGAGAATTCAAGCGAGGTGATAAAGAAAATTGAAGGGACGAAAAGGCCGCTTGTCTCGGCAGGATCGCTTGAAAAATATAAGCTTCCGGATGACAACAAGTGGGGTGAGTTTGAAAGAATTGCAATAATCTATGCAATAGGGGCAACTTCGATGGACGGGGGAATTAACGCGCGCAAGCTTGTCAAGGACGTAGAAAGCGCCGCCGAAGACCCGCACGTAAAGGCTATAGTAATAAGGGTGGACTCCCCCGGCGGCGACGCAATGGCTTCGGACTATATTGCTGAGGCGATAAAGAAGTACAAGAAGCAGAAGCCTGTTATTATTTCACAGGGCGCCGTTGCGGCATCGGGCGGGTATTGGCTTTCAATGTATGCCGATACCATCGTCTCGGCTCCTAACACAATTACGGGCTCAATCGGTGTAATAGGCGCGTGGGTTTATAACGGGGGCTTATCGGAAAAGCTGGGCTTTACGACGGACTTTGTAAAAAGAGGCGACCATGCGGATCTGGGCTTCGGGGCCTCGCTCCCCTTTATGGGCCTGGGACTTCCCGACAGGGCGCTGACGCCTGAGGAAAGAGGAAGAATTGAATACATTATTAAAGACAGCTACGACCTGTTTATTACAAAAGTTGCCGAAGGAAGGCGCTTAAAGCCTGAGTACGTGGATTCAGTAGGGCAAGGACGTGTATGGATGGGTCCCGATGCCCTGAAGCTCCGTCTTGTGGACATAATAGGAGGCCTCAACGAGGCAATTA